DNA sequence from the Actinomycetota bacterium genome:
GTCAGGACCGAGTCGCCGAAGACCACCGAGGGGCGGGCCGCGCCGTCGTCCCCGTCGCCGCGGATGATGTCGATCGAGCGGCCGACGGTGTCGGCGGTGAGGGCGTCGCCCCGCTCCAGGAGGGTGATGAGCTCCTCGAACAGGTGGGCGACCCGTTCGGCGTCGGCCTGCTCGCCGGTGATGGTGATCTCGTTGCCGCGGACGAACACGGTGCTCTCGAAGGCGGCCTCGATCAGCTTGAGCAGCTCGTCTCGGGTTCCAAGAAGGCTGACCATCGAGTGATCCCCGGGGACCAGCACCTTGACCTGGACCTGTGTTGGTTGCCGCACGCTTGCCGTTTGCCCCTCCGTCTGGGGACGCTGGTATGGGCCGACCGGCGGTGGTCGGCGGATTCCCGAGTATAGCGAGCCAGAGGGTGAGCGGTGCCGGATCGGCCTGCTCCGCGGCCGTACCGGGCCACCGGGGCCACGACCCGCGACAGCCGGCTGGTCCCCAGCCTGCCTAGAGGTGGGTGATCGGGACCGGATCGACCGGGTCGGCCAGGTCGAAGGCGAACACGCGGCTGTAGAAGTACAGCTCTGCCTCAAGCGCGCGGCGGATGTGGGCGGCCTGGCGGAAGCCGTGCTGCTCGCCGGGGAACGGCAGGTAGGCGTACGGGATGCCCTTGGCGTCGAGGG
Encoded proteins:
- a CDS encoding S9 family peptidase, coding for LDAKGIPYAYLPFPGEQHGFRQAAHIRRALEAELYFYSRVFAFDLADPVDPVPITHL